Proteins encoded together in one Mobula birostris isolate sMobBir1 chromosome 9, sMobBir1.hap1, whole genome shotgun sequence window:
- the LOC140203034 gene encoding somatostatin receptor type 5-like yields the protein MAKMLEISPQGLIGHENSLVESKTLRTTLQGMETAKISTDPLWEQSTEQVNVTSFNNEYGNWTNKDPFMSSVSTIVLPVVYFIVCIIGLSGNTLVIYVIARYAKMKTVTNIYILNLAVADELFMLGLPFIASQNALSYWPFGSFMCRLILTVDGINQFTSIFCLTVLSIDRYLAVVHPIRSTKWRRPQIAKMINASVWVLSIVVVLPLIIYSGVQKEINTCNINWPEPKAIWSAAFIIYTTVLGFFGPLLIICLCYLLIIIKVKSSSVRVGSTKRRKCEKKVTRMVIIIVVVFVICWLPFYILNIINLISTLPEEPVIVGIYSSLVVLSYANSCANPILYGFLSDNFKKSFQKVLCSCKSNGIEDATEQKQEKSRFPDTCTTQRLAEPNGCMQTSQL from the coding sequence GGGCTCATTGGGCATGAAAACAGTCTTGTTGAGAGCAAGACCTTGAGGACTACATTGCAAGGAATGGAGACTGCAAAGATATCTACTGACCCTCTCTGGGAGCAAAGCACAGAGCAAGTCAATGTCACATCTTTCAATAATGAATATGGTAATTGGACTAATAAAGACCCATTTATGTCCAGTGTGAGCACCATTGTGCTTCCTGTAGTTTATTTCATTGTCTGTATAATAGGACTCAGTGGGAACACTCTAGTCATCTATGTTATTGCACGCTATGCCAAGATGAAGACAGTGACCAATATTTATATCCTCAACCTCGCTGTGGCAGATGAGCTCTTTATGCTTGGACTGCCATTTATTGCCAGCCAAAATGCCCTGAGCTACTGGCCATTTGGATCATTTATGTGCAGACTGATTCTCACTGTCGATGGCATCAATCAATTCACCAGCATCTTCTGTTTGACTGTATTGAGTATTGATCGATACCTTGCAGTGGTACACCCCATTCGATCTACCAAATGGCGCAGACCCCAGATAGCAAAGATGATCAATGCCTCAGTGTGGGTGTTGTCTATTGTGGTTGTCCTCCCACTCATCATATACTCTGGTGTGCAAAAGGAAATAAATACTTGCAACATCAACTGGCCAGAGCCCAAGGCCATCTGGTCTGCCGCCTTTATCATATACACAACAGTGCTGGGCTTCTTTGGCCCACTGTTAATAATATGTCTCTGTTATCTTCTGATTATAATCAAAGTCAAGTCATCTAGTGTACGTGTTGGATCAACCAAGCGAAGAAAGTGTGAGAAAAAAGTTACTAGAATGGTGATCATCATTGTCGTTGTGTTTGTTATTTGCTGGCTTCCGTTTTACATCCTAAATATCATTAACTTAATTTCCACCTTGCCTGAGGAACCTGTCATTGTGGGAATATATTCCTCCTTGGTGGTCCTTTCCTATGCCAATAGCTGTGCCAACCCCATACTCTATGGGTTCTTGTCAGACAACTTCAAGAAAAGTTTCCAAAAGGTTCTGTGTTCATGCAAGTCCAATGGAATTGAGGATGCAACTGAACAGAAACAAGAAAAGAGTCGATTTCCTGATACATGCACAACACAGAGATTGGCTGAACCCAATGGCTGCATGCAAACCAGTCAGCTTTAA